The Callithrix jacchus isolate 240 chromosome X, calJac240_pri, whole genome shotgun sequence genome contains a region encoding:
- the LOC118142802 gene encoding uncharacterized protein CXorf49-like produces the protein MSSPDEASVLGADLGPEGGEQAGAHTESSRAPWGRGRGHGHGRGLDLGAQCSGEGQGESRFADPEGFSFESESEMIKQRRVVLWGQEGRPGTPVDDWGVGPSGRGAPGPSPGECQQASAGPLRLSGPGPGPAWENPERGSKSSSVSVPVDPQQPSAEGPAALSEDEDADSTDESSHLPVIRVIVRTKEGSQVKPGSPKKPADTCRRLSFHRKESNLHDQGPLLTSAPHRLTPAVGRRAVGELEASSSKKMRSMVWGKVGVGPSCSGAAFTGPVPRGSPGRKVAQEKKSLGGEPKLAPEGRFPAWRQRLSTIPQDPASFPLVSGVGLLGQSGRPKELKHCSPGKKSEGRKTRESQAAAREDNDPNRDEVPRAQLPTHKPEVISPSVRRGECSSGDLAIRAPQVPGTSQPSALSVRRVVLRPRDHRQPVHPPRPERQQPPPGAQGCLRCVWLQREVEDLRNQLVAMQYLLDKSQHF, from the exons ATGAGCTCCCCCGATGAGGCGTCCGTTTTGGGGGCCGATTTGGGCCCAGAGGGTGGCGAGCAGGCCGGCGCCCACACCGAAAGCTCCAGAGCCCCatggggccggggccggggccatGGCCACGGCCGTGGCCTTGATTTGGGGGCACAGTGCAGTGGTGAGGGGCAGGGCGAGAGCCGGTTCGCAGATCCCGAGGGCTTCAGCTTCGAGTCTGAGAGTGAAATGATAAAGCAGCGAAGGGTGGTGCTCTGGGGACAGGAAGGCCGGCCTGGCACCCCGGTTGACGACTGGGGGGTCGGTCCCAGTGGGAGAGGCGCTCCGGGCCCCAGCCCGGGAGAATGCCAGCAGGCCTCCGCCGGCCCTCTCCGCCTCAGTGGTCCTGGGCCAGGCCCGGCCTGGGAGAACCCGGAAAGGGGCTCGAAGAGCAGCAGTGTGAGCGTCCCAGTGGATCCCCAGCAGCCCTCTGCGGAAGGCCCCGCCGCGCTGTCTGAGGACGAGGACGCTGATTCCACAGATGAGAGCAGCCACTTACCGGTGATTAGGGTAATCGTTCGCACCAAAGAAGGAAGCCAGGTCAAGCCCGGAAGCCCCAAGAAGCCAGCAGACACTTGCAGACGCCTGAGTTTCCACCGCAAGGAGAGTAACCTTCACGATCAGGGCCCTCTCCTGACCTCTGCTCCCCACAGACTCACTCCAGCCGTGGGGAGGCGCGCCGTGGGAGAGCTGGAAGCGTCTTCCTCGAAGAAAATGCGGAGCATGGTCTGGGGAAAGGTGGGGGTCgggcccagctgctcaggagctgCCTTTACAGGGCCGGTACCCCGGGGCTCTCCAGGAAGGAAGGTGGCCCAGGAGAAGAAATCCCTAGGGGGTGAGCCAAAACTGGCCCCGGAGGGACGCTTTCCTGCTTGGAGGCAGCGACTCTCAACAATTCCGCAGGATCCGGCCAGCTTCCCGCTGGTCTCTGGTGTGGGTCTCCTGGGGCAGTCTGGGAGACCCAAGGAGCTCAAGCACTGCAGCCCTGGGAAGAAATCTGAGGGAAGAAAGACCAGGGAGTCCCAGGCAGCAGCCAGAGAAGATAATGACCcaaatagagatgaggtcccaAGGGCCCAA CTTCCCACACACAAGCCAGAGGTGATTTCCCCGTCTGTGCGTCGTGGGGAATGCAGCAGTGGGGACCTCGCCATCAGAGCTCCCCAAGTTCCAGGAACCTCACAGCCCTCGGCCTTGAGCGTGAGACGTGTCGTGCTCAGACCCC GTGACCATCGGCAGCCTGTCCATCCCCCAAGACCGGAAAGGCAGCAGCCGCCCCCGGGAGCCCAGGGCTGTCTTCGG TGTGTCTGGCTGCAGAGGGAAGTCGAGGACCTTAGAAACCAACTAG TGGCCATGCAGTACCTCCTTGAcaagtcccagcacttttga